AGAAGTAGAGTTACACTTTTAGGTTAGGTGggtttagtttcagttagtcTCTAGAGTGGGTTTGGGTCCTTGGACGTTATACTTTTGCTGATTCAAGACCCTCCCATTAGTTTCAAATCAGGAGTGCCATGTCCCTCTTTTATAATGTCTCTGCACATCTCTGCATTTTCACTGTGCGTGGTTGTGTGTCGCTGCTAATAACCACAAAACGcacaaagaaaaactcttttaatTGAGGCTTGCTTTGACATAACTACTGGTGATGAAACTGTTAGCGGAACAGGTGATAATAACTAAAGATCACCCAAAGGTGAAGCCCTCATGGGGACATCATCGCTAATAATGCACTGCAGCTTTTAGCCAAATTAGGAGGAGCCCTCATATCTGCTTCATACTTTATATTGCATTATGCCCACCAAGTGCGAAGCAGATTGGATTAACGGCTGTTGGCAAAAAGCAAAGAGCAGGCAGAGACTCCTGGAGCTGGATGAGCACCAGCGTTAAGGTGAATTCAtgcaaaaataacataaaaattgaACATGACTCGGGGCAAAGACCATGGATTTCATACGTCAGGAGTAATTATATGAAGTGAAAACTATTTCAGCATGCATGTGAGCACCTGAGTGGTTTTTTGCTGCTGGAGCTCTTGAAATATGCTGCTTCTTTTGTGTGCTCAGTACTCCAGATTGTCCAAACAGTACGGGATGGAGATCTACCTGAAGAAGGAGCACCTGCACTACACTGGCTCTGTGAAGGAGAGAGGAGTGCTGTACCTGCTCACCTCCCTCACGCAGGTACATTGGGGCGGGGGAGCTGAAAAAGACGCTGAAAGGATCCACTGAAGTGTGCTGTGCGTGCATATTTGTTGCATGTGATTATATGTCAGgcgtgtgtttctgtgcttgcaggagcagcagaggatGGGTGTGATCGTGGCCACTGACTGTAACTTCTACATGGCCGTGGCGCACCACGCGGTGGAACTGAAGATCCCGATGTTTGTCATCATGCCGTCAAGTTGCTCCTCGCCCCGCCTCAGGATCTACAGAGACTACGGCGCCATGGTTATCTCCTACGGCCGCACCGGCCGCGATTCCCAGAACCACGCCTGCCATCTGGCCAAAGAGAATGGATACCTCTACCTGGAAGAGTCAGTCTAACATTCATATTACGACTTGGAATGAGagtttctgtgtctgtgcagtACTAACTGATGTTTTAGTATCTTAGTAACATAACACATTTAGTAACATGGGTCAAGTGTATTAATTTCACGGTTTCCTACCTGAACCATGTAATTTCTCTTCACTCATTGACCTTCTAGTTTTCAAACAGTGCAAATTCCcactaaaaaagaaacatatatatatatatatatatatatatatagatatgttTCTTTCtcaaagatatatatatatatctatatatatatatagatatatatatatatatatatatatatatatatatatatacatacctacatgtattttaaatatagCCTAACTCTGTTTTCCTTAACGCCTGAAAAGCTCACATTCTGGCAACATAACAATGTCAGCAGTGCTAATCCTTTTGGCTGCAGATAAACTAAGCCTTCCTCTGTGTCTTCTGCAGGGTGGCTGTGGTGGTGAGCAGTGCTAACATGGAGCTGGAAGTGGTGAGGCAGTGCATGGACCGAGCTTTGGTGTTGGACAACCGGATCAGTAAGTTCTCAGTGCAGCTGGGAGAGTGGCCAGGAGACATGGCTAAGCTGCTGGATGTTCTGACCAGAGAGGACGTCAGGTAGAGTAGGAACCTATTCGGACTTAatcggttttgtttttaacgTTGCCCTGTGCCACCTTTAGTTTATTCATTCCTTCGcctcttttgtctttttcctcCCAGGTTGTTGGACGTCTGCCATCGTAGACACAGCGATAAGTCAGAGCTCTTCAAGGCAAAGGTAGGCGACTAATCTGTCCTCTTCACTTCATTCTGTTTCCTTCTCCTCTCCAATCCGCTCATCCACTTTTCCTTTATTGCCGTGGAACTCTTGGCTTGGAGTTGTCAGGGAGTTGGCGGGAATTAAAAGaccaaaaatacaaatacatatttaaaagatataaaaaagtAGCATTGCTCAGTTCACTACCCACCTACAGCTTTACTTGGTCTGGTACAACCATTAGCCAATTTTGGCTGTTGTTTTAGCAAGTTACAAACACAGTGTTGCTATGCAACAGTCAAGTTATGACGTAACTTGACTGTAAAATGACTATAAATCTTGGGCCATCTtagcttttttaaataatggattTGTTTTATTCTCCTTCATTTCTAAAGCTCAGGGATGGAGCAGACTTATCATGTGATCTCCTGGCTCTGCATTCTTACCCCCACAGTCTCCACTGACAATTTGTACTGCTTATTCAGAACTAGTGTCAGGAGGTGAAAGGTGTTGCATAATGCAACAAGCAAACCTCTCACTGCCCTAATtctagagtgtgtgtgtgagacggaGAGTGACGTAAGAAGActaactgtatgtgtgtgtgttgacaggTGGAGTGTGTGGTGGAAACCAGGGATAAGATGCAGAGCGCTCATCTGCGCAAGACGCTGAGCGAGCGCTACCCCTCTATATGCTGGCTGGACCGGTGATCACAGCGAAATCCTGAACACAAAACTAGACTGACTGAAAACAGATTCCTGCCATCGGGATAACACATGCAAACCAttcctgcaacacacacacactcttatgATATGCAAGCTCTGTTATATGAGACTCATTAAGAGAATGCTTGGTCAGCAAAACTAAGTGTAAACAGAAAAGCCTTGAGATTATAGTGCAAATCTACATGTTCCTTCTATCACTAATGCTGCTTTTGTTCTTCTTCATCATGGCACCTTAAATATACTGTGAAGCGGTTAAACTGCATCCCAGTTGATGATGCTAATTCTAACTGAATGCTATGGCGGATTCACACTATTTTTATAGTGGTTCCCAACTTGGGCCATTTAATGGGTTAACATTGGGCTGGCACAGAATAaagtatttttctgtgttttcaattACTGTAGGGCCaagatttttcttcatttactcTTATTATATAAGCTTTTTATGTACGGTAACCCTCAAGTGATTAAATAAATCTGTAACAGTGGATAaagcttttttcccccagttGTTGGTAAAGCATACAAGCtaattacaattaaaatgtGTCCCTATAGAGAAACAGTTCTGCAAAAAAACTATTTGagctctgtgagtgtgtgtcgaGCCCTCTGGGTCTTCATTAACAGCTGTCATGGGTGGCCAACTTGTGGCTCCACCCCCTGGCAGAACGTGGATCAGTCTGCATTAGCTAAAGGATGGAGTGTGACCTCTGTAGCACACATACAGCTTCCTAGAGTGTCACTATATAAGGTCTATTTTTCATtgaatgttctttttaaaatgctgtaaatatttctgtatttgttCTGTCCACAGTGGCAGTTTCAACCCTCCTAAAACCGTTCTCCAAATAAAACTCCGGACAAATGAACCGTAACCGTGTTTTCACATTTGTGAAGTTTATATGCAAAGTAGGGGACTAGCTAGACTAGACAACTAGCTTGAGTTTTTCTTCATTGCTGGTCTACTTTCACCAAAAGTATAAGTAACACAGGATTTAAAAATAAGTAGTGTCTGGGTCAGGTTTTGCTGGGAACCAGTGTTTTTGTCTTATGTTCAATTATATGGGTTAATAGGTTCAGACTGGTCAAATGTagatttaattaaatatgtaaACAGCACAAAATATATATTGCTTTTCCTTTATGTCAGTTAAGATAAGTACCCGGAATGTTAAAGGGTCCAACaatgtggtgaaaaaaaaatcgatTTTAAATTCTCTGAAGAAAGATTTGATTCACATTGCTTTTTTGCAAGAAACCCATCTGACAGATGatgaacacagaaaatattGTAGAGAATGGGTTGgtcaaatttttttctcatcctACTCCACAAATAAAAGGGGCGTTATCACTCTTATACACAAAAATCTTCCCTTCAATGTTACAGCCACTCACAAGGACAATGAAGGAAGATATATATTGGTAAAAGGGATGTTACATGGGGAAACTGTTCTCCTAGGTAATATATATGCGCCAAATGCACAGGATGAAGAGTTTTACACAGTATTATTTAGTCAATTAGTGGCCATGGACTGTGCTAATATAATATTAGCGGGTGACTTTAACTGTGTTCTATGTCCCAAAATGGATAAATCTCCCCCACAATCTATTCTGACAAAAAATTCCAAAGCCCTCTGGCAAATTATAAATGAGCTGGATCTTATAGATGTCTGGCGACACTATAATCCAGTATCTAAAGAATACACCTTCTACTCTAACCCTCACTTGTCAGCATCTCGTATAGATTATATTTTTATGTCCAAGTGCATCAGTCAGTTAGTTCAGCAGGTAAATATTGGTCATATAGGTCTCTCTGACCACGCTCCTGTGGTCCTAACTATTCAACCCATGAGACATATTGAGCGCTCCATGTTTTGGAAGATGAGTACACTGTCTCTTTTGGATGAGAAATTTATACATTTCATAACAGAGCAAACAACAttatttttagaaataaatGATAAAGGGGAGATAGACATGAGAACTTTATGGGATAGCTATAAGGCTTACATGAGAGGGATGATTATTTCATATACAAgtcataaaagaaaacaacgaTTAACAAGGCAGTTAGAGATCGAGAATAATATAAAAAAGCTGGAGAAACAATATTATGTAACAAAATCAGCTGAAACATTAAGTGAGCTTAATATAGCCAGGACATCTTTGCATAACTTGATAATGCGAAAGGCTGAAAAAGACGTCCTTCCTTCCAGACGACGGCTCTTTGAATCAGCTAATAAGCCTAATCGCTTTTTGGCTCG
The Pelmatolapia mariae isolate MD_Pm_ZW linkage group LG13, Pm_UMD_F_2, whole genome shotgun sequence DNA segment above includes these coding regions:
- the LOC134639890 gene encoding uncharacterized protein LOC134639890, whose product is MTQLVREELYLGPSQPGSSYKYGPVSNGTVGRRPTLIEPERLKDFGVEELLNGDVKVHETKVVMAPEVVLMDPPKTRRVSEFRMIPRPPAQYLRFEDISAAAFRIQSGMQKTPCTYSRLSKQYGMEIYLKKEHLHYTGSVKERGVLYLLTSLTQEQQRMGVIVATDCNFYMAVAHHAVELKIPMFVIMPSSCSSPRLRIYRDYGAMVISYGRTGRDSQNHACHLAKENGYLYLEEVAVVVSSANMELEVVRQCMDRALVLDNRISKFSVQLGEWPGDMAKLLDVLTREDVRLLDVCHRRHSDKSELFKAKVECVVETRDKMQSAHLRKTLSERYPSICWLDR